Genomic DNA from Prunus persica cultivar Lovell chromosome G1, Prunus_persica_NCBIv2, whole genome shotgun sequence:
AGAAGGACAGGATGGTCATTTTGTTGGTCAATAGAGGAGAATCACCACTACGGTCTACAGGGTGCAAGAAACAAGCATCATTGATCTGCTCTCTCATCTTCAACATCATGAAACAGATGAGATAAATTCACCAATATACGATGGTCAAATTTATCTTGTTTCTAGTCATGTACTGTAATTTTCTACCCCAATCCTTAAATATATGCTCGTTCTAATACCATaagcttttgaaaaaaaaaaaaaaaagaattacaaGGACTTCTGTACATTCCGAATTTTTGTATGCAAATATGTTTTTGTTAAGAGCTTTACAGAACACAATCGTTTACAATTGTCTCACCCTTTACTGATGGACCTCATACGGTCACGATCCATGTCAATCAACAAACCCACTTTTGCGCtaactttcttcttccttttttccccatcaaatatttgatttatttaaattGCTCATATATCATGCTTAACCTCTCTCCTGTTTTATGACCAATtccattttttcttgtttccaGTCCATGGCAGCAACATGTAAACCCCCGCAGCAAGGCTCCAATACCACAATCCATTCCTTTTGTAGCCTGCACCTACACCTACTCATCATACTCCCACTTGGAGACACGGAAACGTTTTTGGCCGTGCCCTTGTTGTGCCATTCTCGTGTCAAGCAATTCGAGTTGTCTTTTAATCCATGGAGGATCACCTGGCGACAGCCAGAGAGCTTCACCAGTATCCTTGTGCTTAAAATCTGGTTGCCTTGGATTCAACTTGTCTTCCCTGTTATCCCACCATTCATACGGATTGGCAAAAAACACTTGCCACAAGTGAAGGCGATCCTTATACTTCTCTGAAACAGCTCCACCTAGATTTAGTCAAGGGGATAAAACAtcttgggagattcactacaatacccaatataggagctcacattataaaaaaaactctatatgaaatggactttaaaaacacacccaaagcctatttacaatataacaaaaagacttttaacttcttttaaattacaaaattaccattgatttcttaaaacaaacccaactcaAAAACCTCacaaaaaagcccaaaacactcaatagggcatcaaagtaatttaataattacaattcaattcaatatgGCCacctgtcattttttgggtatgtttatagaaattaaataatgtatggtttatttatagttttagtgctaagaatgggtatttgactaaatatctcaaacatCTTCTTattcagaaaaaaaacaaaaacacaaacacaaaaacaaacaagtgaAAGACATTGTAATATAAGTATGGCAATACCTCCATCAGATTGTGGTTCCTCATAAGTTTTGGAGCTTGATCCTTGTCCATGTTGTGCTACATAATTCAACTCCTGCACTACTAactatgaaaaaaattcaatgaaCATGCACATAAATATTTGTAAAACAAACAACCCATGTCCATgccaaaaaagggaaaaccaactaaataataaaataaacaactcTAAGGTATATTAAGTGCATGAAACAGGAACCAAAAATTTCTAAAGATACTCGACGCAATGTTctgaaaaatattaaacatgCTAACCTGGTGATGCAGTCTGGAATCCCCATTCTGATCCGCCTTTGTGTAAGAACCTAAACAACCTGagacataaataaaatcattcTGTTTCAAATGTTTGAAAGACAATTCTGCCATCTCGCCCCACATCATCAGTAGTATCCTGTTCACAAATTCTACATGAGTTCACTACATTTCCAAAACTCTCTATCAATACAAAAGCAAGTATCATAAGGAAAGTGACATGAACAGAAGTGATGAACAATCATAGACACATTTtgtaatcaaattcataaatcaaTATCTGGGGACCAATTCCTCTGTTTTTCCAATAGAACTTAATCCTAAATAGAAGTAATGGTCGTAAGTTAACTTAACAATAACAAAGGCGAAACCATTCATAATTCATCCATAAAACAGGGATTTTAAATTGGCATTTGACTAGTTGACACTGACAGAGACACATAAATTATTTACTGTTCTTGCACACAAATGGTAAATGGGTCACCCATTTTCATTGTCTGCTTGCCTTATACTAAACCAATTCAATCATTTAACAATAATCtcataaaacccaatttcatCCCACAAAAAAACCATGCCTTGTAAATTATACTTCCACACAACAAAAGAGAGCCTTTTCATAATAATccattcataaataaaaaataaattcataaactgACCTAAAATTGCTGTCAGATTGAGGGGAGTTTTTGACGCAAAGAACAGTGTGAACGCCAAACGGACCACGGTCGTTGTTGTTTACGACCCGAAGGGGGTGAATCACAGTGCCGATAAAGCTAGCAGAGTTGCCCAGATTCTCTTGCCAAGGATGCCATACAGTGCCGATAAAGCTAGCAGAGTTGCCCAGATTCTCTTGCCAAGGATGCCATACAGTGCCGATAAAGCTAGTAGAGTTGCCCAGATTCTCTTGCCAAGGATGCCATACAGTGCCAATAAAGCTATCAGAGTTGCCCAGACTCTCTTCCCGACGACGCCATGTGATTGTCGTTGGACGCTGGAACTTGAGTGCGCGCCGATAAACGCCGCTGCCTTCTCGGTCGTCGTCggaaaaggaatttgaaacCCTAGGGTTAGCGGCTGAAGACGAAGATAAAAGGGCGAGCCTTTGCGAGAACAATAGCGAGGGACTTGGCTTCCTAAACTGGGTTAGAAGATGAAGCGCCTTCATATGCGTTTGGAGATCGCGATCATGGGTtgaatttgaactttgaagtCGGGATTTTGGCGGGTTTTTCTCTGAGAGTTCTCCGACAGAGTCCGGTTTCTATGATTTCGGCGGGTTTAATTTTGCTCCAAGCAAACAGTGAGAAACAGGGCTCTGAACTGGATTTGAGCGGTTGGGCCTTAACGATGTCGTATTTTCATCTATTGGGCTACGGATGGATCCATATTTGATCATGAGGTTCCATACAATTTGGTCCATCAGAAATCAACATAAAATTCTTGCAacctatataataataaagaacAGCAATTTGAAGCAAATAGTAACAGGATAGTGGACgctagagaaagaaaagagggaaaaaaaaaaaattagagttGGATAGCTATGATCAAGTATGTACAGCATTATTGTAACTTaccttaaaattttaaaacaaatagaaaCATGATGAAcgaccaaaaaattaaaaataaacacGGTAAAACCGAAACCTAATCCAATTAACTTGTATTTCTTAAATTAGCATCCAATctaattaaaaatcaaattaaatatagATATTGAATTAGGTTGGAACTTGGTTTGGTTGTTAAAGTTTTCAATtcaatgattttttatttatttgcaaagagaacttttttttttttttgacaaaagaGCAATATAGTATGTTATTgataagataaacaaaaacaagtacAAAGCAACTACGGTGTCAAATATGGATACAACTTCTCTAATGGCCAAACGCAACAATAAGTTGAATTGATCTAGAGAGAATATGCACTacctataaaataattaatatctATGAATTAGTAACCAGAATCACATGTACTCAAAGATGCAATAAAGATTTGTCACGCAACAACAGAAACGGCAAATCCGTATCGAAAGtcaaaagccaaaataaaataaaatatcctaaacaaaaaataaaccacaACAAACTCATAAAGAGTTCATGGGAATTACTAGACTAAAACAAACTAAGAAATAAGACCACGTCTCCACAGCCAGTGGCATAGCCAAGATTTCACATTAGAGGGGGcctttcacaaaaaaattaaaattaattcgAATAGGAGCCCTCAAGTGCTAACCAGGTTAATAAGTTAATAATATCATTTCATATTGATTAATAATTTATCCATTTATTTACAATTATAATTGTcttgaatttcatattttaaaatgatTGAATATTAATCTCATCATCTATACTATTAAAGActcaaaatttaataatttatactTCAACGAGAGAAGAAATATAGAAAATGTTCATAAATCCCCCTACTTAGACATGTAGCAAACAGAAAATATATAGCAACACATATAAGTAAAAATATGAGAGAGGGCATGAGCCCACCCTGGTCGTTAGATGGCTCCGTCACTATCCACAACCTCTTGGGCAACCCAAGGAGAGTCATAGCGTCATACCTCCTAAACCTAAACCCGATGTAACCTGACATCATCCATACTTCGTAGCTCCAAATTTATATCAAAGGCTGACAATTGGAGCCAAATCCTTACATGTGTGGGCCAAAAGACGATAACTATATCATTGCAACGACAACGTTTTACAATGATTGCTTCTACATCATAAAACAAAGAATCATGTGGGAAGGGGAAAGGAATGAGAGGAATGAGATTTGTGGAGAAGAAAGGGAATTGAGTGGGAAGGGTTGgctataaatttttctttatcctCCTTTTGGATCAGGGAAAATAACTcgaaatttagctaaaaattgaaaatttaaaaggagaaattgacaatttccTTGTTTTGTAACTTAAGCGCAGAATTTATTATATGACGCACGAAAAAATCGTAGAAATTGGagtatcaaaattttcaagtttaattttcaccaaaatatgcgtcatttcacaatttccataatttcatttacaaaattcgacatacataaatccaaacattaaaatctttaattaccagaaattgaaataatggagtaaaattttctcaaaaaataatGATCATGTGTGTTTGGGGGTTAGCGGCaagaaatttttctttaagattTTCTCGAAGAGTAGCGATCGCGTGTGTTGCACTTAAAcaaatgtagtggtttggagtattcaGGCAAGATTTTGAGTTCGAGTTCTAGTATCCGTAttatgtgtgtgagtttaatatgctatcgtccctttcaatataaaatatcctaaaaaaa
This window encodes:
- the LOC18791670 gene encoding protein OSB1, mitochondrial isoform X2, whose protein sequence is MKALHLLTQFRKPSPSLLFSQRLALLSSSSAANPRVSNSFSDDDREGSGVYRRALKFQRPTTITWRRREESLGNSDSFIGTVWHPWQENLGNSTSFIGTVWHPWQENLGNSASFIGTVWHPWQENLGNSASFIGTVIHPLRVVNNNDRGPFGVHTVLCVKNSPQSDSNFRLFRFLHKGGSEWGFQTASPVVQELNYVAQHGQGSSSKTYEEPQSDGGGAVSEKYKDRLHLWQVFFANPYEWWDNREDKLNPRQPDFKHKDTGEALWLSPGDPPWIKRQLELLDTRMAQQGHGQKRFRVSKWEYDE
- the LOC18791670 gene encoding protein OSB1, mitochondrial isoform X1; the protein is MKALHLLTQFRKPSPSLLFSQRLALLSSSSAANPRVSNSFSDDDREGSGVYRRALKFQRPTTITWRRREESLGNSDSFIGTVWHPWQENLGNSTSFIGTVWHPWQENLGNSASFIGTVWHPWQENLGNSASFIGTVIHPLRVVNNNDRGPFGVHTVLCVKNSPQSDSNFRILLMMWGEMAELSFKHLKQNDFIYVSGCLGSYTKADQNGDSRLHHQLVVQELNYVAQHGQGSSSKTYEEPQSDGGGAVSEKYKDRLHLWQVFFANPYEWWDNREDKLNPRQPDFKHKDTGEALWLSPGDPPWIKRQLELLDTRMAQQGHGQKRFRVSKWEYDE